Within the Nitrospira sp. genome, the region CCCTCCTGACGAAGCCAACGCGTTCTAGTTTCATCGCGCGGATCGACACGGCGGTCCGCCCCCGGCCCAACGACTTCACCTCTGTGGCTCTGCTGCAGTCTGCCGCGTGCAAGGCGACTGTGCTAGAATGCCCCCGCGTGAGTCGCACATCATATCCATGGCGTTCACCCAGCGAAAACTCCTGAAGTACCAAAACGGCATGCGCCGGCGCATCGAGGTGTTGCGCGGGAAGGCGGAGCAGAGTCTAGATTTTGCCATTGAATACATGATGGAAGCCCGGACCGACAGCTACTTTCGGATCGAGCAGGGGCTCGAAGAGATCGCGCATTCTCTCGTAACGATCGAAGATGAACTTGACAGCGTGCAGGATCTCTCGAACGCCATTCGTCTCGAGTCTCGCCTTGCCTTCATGGAAGATCGATGGGACGAGATGGACAGCGAGGCACGGGAGCGTCCTCGTCGTCGCCGCCGCAAAATCAATCTCTCGGATTTCTTAAAAACCGCCGGCAGCGGAAATACGTGGGACGGGGCAGCCCCCAAGAGCGAAATTCGCACCGCCTTTCAAGCATTTGAAGTACTCGGTGTCGAGGAAGGAAGCTCCCTGCTGGACGTGACGCGCGCCTTTCGGCTCAAAGCAAAGGACCTGCACCCTGACGCCAATGATGGAGATCGCTCCCGTGAACCTGAACTCCAGCGAATCATCGAGGCGTATCAGTTCTTAAAGGAATACCTGAGCCTCTCCAGTGTGGAGCCTGGAAAACAACGAGAATATCGTCCCACCGAATAACGTCATGCCCGATTCGAATTCGGCTCACTATATCGCGACACCTGACGAACTGACGAGGCTGTGCGATCGACTGCGCACCGCGTCCCGCATCGCCGTCGATACCGAGTTCATCGGTGAGGACACGTTTGTACCCAGGCTGGAGTTAATCCAGGTCAGTACGGGCGATCACCACGCCGTATTGGATTTTCCAGCCCTGCAGGGAGCCGAGCCACTACAGCGTTTTTGGGAGTTGCTTGCTTCAGGCGACATCGAAAAGGTCGTGCACGCCGGACGCCAGGATCTGGAGATCTTTGCCGCCCATACCGGCGGCATTCCTCGACCATTTTTCGACACGCAAATCGCCGCTGCGATGGTCGGGCACGGTGCACAAATTGCCTACGCCAATTTAGTGCAGCGAGTCCATGGGACGCGACTGGCTAAATCGCATACCTTTACGAACTGGAGTCAGCGCCCATTGTCCCCGGAGCAGGTAGCCTATGCCTTGGAGGACGTTCAATATCTTTTGGGCATTCACGATCATCTGCTCGAGCGCCTCTCGCGATTGGGGCGGCTCGAGTGGGCAGCCGAAGAATTCCGGCGCCTGGAAAACGCCGTCGTGGAGAAGGAACGTGGCACGCAAGAACGGTATCAACGCATTCGAGGATGGGAGAACCTGAAACCGCGTCAGGTCGCCGTCCTCCGTGCCTTGTCGACGTGGCGCGAGACGGAAGCCCGCCGTCGCAATGTGCCCCGTGGGCGGATCATGCGCGACGAAGTTCTCCTGCAGCTGGCACGGCAGCACGCCACCAATATCTCGGATCTCAAAGGGATGAGAGGATTGCACCCAGGTGAAGTGGACCGCAACGGGGAGACGCTTGTGGCGATTATTCGCGAGGCGCTCGCATTGCCGCGATCCGAGTGGCCGGAAGTTCCGTCGGAGCGCCGTTCTGAACCTGAATCGGCCGGTCAACTCGAACTGCTTCAAGCAGTGCTGAAAGCGCGGGCGGCAGAAGTGGGTATCGCTCCGACCCTGCTCGCCACCACGAGTGACCTGCAGAAGCTTGTGGAGGCGCCGTCGACCGGTGACACGACCATTCCCGTCTTGGACGGTTGGCGTCGCACGCTCGTCGGAGATCTGTTGCTGTCGGTGATCCAAGGTCGGCTGATCGTGGGATTCGATCCTGTCTCCAACCGACTGACGTGGACGCCGTCGGATTAAAGCAGGTCCTTCACGCGTTCCGCGGGCCGCGCCAGGACCACACGATCGCCCTTCCGAACAAGAGGTCGCTGGATCAAGTCCGGGTGCTTGACCATCAAGGCAATGAGTTCGTCGTCCGAGAGCGTTTTTTCCCCAAGTTTGAGTCCCGTATACAGTTCTTCCTTGGTTCTCAAAACCTCCCGAGGCGATAGCCCCGCTTTGCTTAGCAAGTCCTTCAGCTGTGCGGCGGTCAGTGGCGCTTTGTAATAGTCGACTGTGTCAACGTCGGCCCCTTCTTCCTTGAGTATCTGCACCGCGTGACGGCACGTGGAGCAGGTCGGCTTGTGATACACGGTAATGGTGGACACGAAATCACTCCTTTCCAAGGTATTGTCGAGCCTCTTGACGAGTCGAAGGTCGCTGTTACATTCTTCACGTGATAACCAGCCGCGAGATCGGCTGAAAGGGCGAAAGGATTGATCATGTCCACTGTCGGCACCAGTTCCACCGGGAGTTTTGCGGTCGCGACCCACAGTATGCGTACACTTCGTGACCTGCGGACCAAACGAAAGGGCCAGCCCGTCTATGTGCTCGGACATCTTGAAAACCGAAAGGGGACCGAGGCGACGTTCGAATTGTTCAACGTGCGGCTCGGTGTCGTCAAGTTCGAAGATGGCGAAACGGTAGGTTACGACCCTGGCGAGTTGCTATTACCTACGGAAATCGATGAGAAAGGTGTGGCGTATTTCGAAATTCGAACGTGCGCGGCGTGTCAGCAACCCTTTGTGCTGACGTCAGAAGAGTATAACGCCGATGTCGAACCCACCACGTGCCCGGCCTGCACTACACTTAGCATGGCGTAAGACCGCGCATCTGATTCAAAATTCGAAACCAAGCTTCGCAGGAAGAACCGCTCAGTCCACCAGAGGTGCCACTTCCACCGCTTTTTTGATCAGGCAGTCGCCCGCGATCGATTGCAAGCTCATGGGCAGCATGCTGGCATCCAGTGCCCTGACCCCAAGCACTTGATAACCGTCCGCCACCCGTTTGACGTCGATCCTGAGCGAATGGCAAATTTCCAGGTTTCGCCAGATGGTGTTGTTCAAGAGGGATTCAATCGGCATCAACTTGGTCTCGCTCACACCGCCTTCGTCGGCCACCTGCGCCGTGACGACGCTGCGATCCTTCGGAACTTCCGTCACCACCGCAAAGACAAAGGGTGTGCCATCAACTCCCATTTGCGCAGCCGGGGTCCCCAGAGGCCAGGTTCCAAGCCCCAGTAGCAAGACCAAGCACACTCGAAAGACTATCCTGATCACGCTTGGCTCCATGACGGACTTACGGGTAAGTTTCCGGCGAAACAGGACGTACGTCTTTATTCTGCAATCCATGTTCGGAGGGGGCGAAATTTTCGACGGGGGACGGCCCGCCGTGCCCAATTGCGCTGTTCCCGATCCTCTTTTGTCCGGGAGCCGATGATGGCGGGTGGTTTGAGATCGCAACCTCATCCTTGGAAGACCGCGAGATGACCGCGGCAGTGACCACGGCGATCATGAGAAGCACAGCTCCTGCGAGCACAATTATACGCGCCACCGTTCCTCCCACGCAGTTACACGGATCTTGTTTCAGTATGCCAACCCCAATTAGAACAATGCAAGGCAGGTACTTTCTGCACGTGCCGCTGAGACCGGCAGTGATAGCCCATCTCGACGCTCGACAGATGAACCAATTCAGGCGACAATGATCTGATTTGGGCGTCGAGCAGCCATCGTCGCCCAGGCAATAACTGGGGAGATAATCCGCTATGCCTCACGACTTCATGCCCGGTCTCGCCGGAGTCCCCGCCGCCGCGTCATCCATCAGCGATGTCGATGGACAACACGGTGTGTTGGAATACCGCGGCATACGGGTCGAAGAACTCTGCGCCCACTCTTCTTATCTCGAAACAGCCTACTTGTTGCTGTTTAATCGACTGCCCACGAAGGCTGAATTCGCGCGCTGGACAGGCGATATCATGCATCATCGCCGGATCAAGTTCCGCATCATCGACCTTCTGAAGTGCTTACCCGAACATGGTCATCCGATGGATGCTCTCCAGGCGGCTGTGGCGGCACTGGGAATGTTTTATCCCGGGCGCAAGGTAGATGACACCGATAACAATTACTGGTCCGCTGTGCGGCTTGTCGCAAAATTGCCGACGATCGTCGCCGCCTGGGCTCGACTCCGGCATGGTGACGACCCGGTGCCACCACGTGACGACTTGGGATTCAGTGACAACTTCATGTACATGTTGACCGAGCGTCTGCCTCATCCGCTCTGGTCCGAGATCTTCGACGACTGCCTGATCCTGCACGCTGAGCACACGATGAATGCCTCCACATTCACCGGTCTGGTCACCGCCTCCACATTGGCTGACCCGTATACCGTGGTCGCCTCCTCCATAGGCGCCCTAAAAGGCCCTCTGCATGGCGGAGCCAATGAAGAGGTGGTCTTGATGCTGAAGGCCATTGGCAGTCCGGCGGGGGTTCGCCCCTATATCGAGGCATTACTCCGAGACAGGAAAAAACTCATGGGGTTCGGCCACCGCGTCTACAAGGTGAAAGATCCACGGGCAACCGTCTTGCAGACTCTCTGCCAACGGTTATTCGAGGAATGCGGGACCTCACCCCTGTACGACACCGCAGTGGAAGTCGAGCGCGTAGCCGGCGAGTTGCTGCAAGGGAAGGGTCTCCATCCTAACGTCGATTTCTACTCGGGGGTTGTCTATGACAAAATGGGCATAAGCACCGACCTGTTTACGCCCCTCTTTGCAATGGCCCGCGTGTCGGGCTGGTTGGCTCATTGGATGGAACAACTCCGCGAGAACAAGCTTTTCCGGCCCGACCAGGTCTATGCGGGCGAGCACAATCGCCCCTACGTACCGATGACGCAGCGATAGTCCGTACATCCCCCCTTGACTCCGCGATAGGCCGGGTTATCTAAAAGTCAGAAAGTTGAGCGGGCGCCGCGCCGGTATCAGTAGCAGTTGCTAAACCACAATTAGGAAAGAAGAAGGAGGTCTACCATGACACTCGTACGGTGGGATCCGTTTCGTGAACTTGAGGAAATGTCTGATCGACTCAACCGGGTGTTTGCCCGCCCTGCGGCACGTCCGTCGGGGAAGGAAACGCTGACCGTGGCCGATTGGATTCCGACGGTCGATATCAGCGAAACTGATGGCGAATATCTTATTAAGGCAGAGTTACCGGAAGTGAAAAAGGAAGACGTCAAGGTATCCGTGGAGGACGGCGTCCTTACGATTCAGGGTGAACGCCGCCAGGAGAAGGAAGAAAAGGGGAGGAAATTCCACAGGGTGGAACGCTCCTATGGAAGTTTCGTGCGAAGCTTTACGCTCCCCGAATCGGTGGATGAGGGAGCCGTGAAGGCAGAGTACAAGGACGGGATTCTCAACCTGCACCTCCCGAAGACCGAGAAGGTGAAGCCGAAGGCGATCGACGTCAAGGTCGCATAATCGCCACATCTCGTCCGTAGACAGAAGATACGACGGCCTGCCACATGCGGGCCGTCGCGTATATCTCCCCCTAGCCCGAGCCGCTGCTGCCGCGAGGCATGCGGACTATCCAGCATCGAAATTACCGCATCAGCCGCTCCATCCGATTCAGACCGTCCACAACCTCGGCAAGCTCTTGTGAAACGAATTCCGGGAAGTTTATCATGGCGCCCTTGCCAACTCGTTAGTTCACAGGGAGCTAAAACTATGAAAACTGTTCGTCGCCGTGCACCCTTCCGGACTTCCGTCACATCGCACCGCTCCACCGGCAATGGAACGCTTCGGGTCACCACCCGAATCGAGCATGACACCATGGGCCAACTTGCAGTTCCTGCCGCCGCCTACTACGGCGTCCAGACCGCACGTGCGATCGAGAATTTCCCGATCAGCCCGCTGCGCATGCCTCGGTCCATCATTCGCGCAATGGGATTGATCAAACGCGCGGCAGGCTCTGTCAATGCATCGCTCGGCCTCCTGCAAAAAAAATACGCTGATGCCATCCGACGCGCCGCGACGGAAGTGGCAGAGGGGCGGCTGGACGACGAGTTTCCCGTCGATATCTTTCAGACCGGCTCCGGAACCTCGACAAATATGAATGCCAACGAGGTCATTTCAAATCGCGCCACTGAACTACTCGGCGGAAGGCGCGGCAGTAAGCTCGTCCACCCGAACGATCATGTCAACCTCGGGCAATCGAGCAACGATGTCATTCCCACGGCCATTCACATTGCTGCCTCGGAAACCATCAAGACGCAACTCATCCCGTCGTTGACGCGATTGCACAGGGCGCTGATCCACAAAGCCCGTGAGTTCGATAAGGTCGTAAAAATCGGACGTACGCATTTGCAGGACGCGACCCCGGTGCGTCTCGGGCAGGAGTTCGGTGGCTACGCGCGGCAGATCGAATTGGGAATCCTACGAGCCCGGCGGGCACAGGAGACATTGTGCGAGGTCGCCCTGGGAGGAACGGCCGTCGGGACAGGTTTGAATTGTCATCCGAAGTTTGCAGCCAAGGTGATGGCCATTATATCCAAAGAAACGGGGTGCTCCTTTAGAGAGGCCGCCAATCATTTCGAAGCTCAATCGGCTCAAGACTCTCTCGTGGAGGCGAGTGGGGAACTGCGAACCATTGCCGTGAGTCTCATGAAAATCGCCAACGACATGCGCTGGCTCGGTTCCGGGCCCAGATGTGGATTGGGGGAAATAAACCTCCCGGAAACGCAACCCGGTTCCTCCATCATGCCGGGAAAGGTCAATCCTGTCATTGCTGAATCGGTCACCATGGTCTGCGCTCAGGTCATCGGCAACGACGTGACCGTGACCGTCGGGGGGCAAGCCGCTAATTTTGAGCTCATCGTGATGCTGCCGGTCATGGCCTACAATCTTCTTCAGTCGATCGAACTGCTCGCTTCTGCGTCCAATAATTTTGCCGCGAAATGCATTGAAGGGATCAAGGCGAACGAGGAACGCTGTAAGGGGCTGATCGAGGAAAGCTTGGCAATGTGCACAGCTCTTGCCCCAGCTATCGGATACGAAGCTGCTGCCAAGATCGCGAAGGACGCGTATCGATCCGGCAAGACCGTCCGAGAGATTGCGAGGACCCAACGCGTGCTGCCGGAAAAGCGCCTCGCCCAGCTCCTCGATCCCTGGCGAATGACCAAACCGGGTGGTCCAGTCGGCAGTGCAGGGGGGTAACAACGCTCCGTCGGCAGGGACGACGCTCGTCTTCGGTCGGGATGGCGCTTGGAACGGGTTGGCTGCCTACCGGGACAAATGCCCATCCAGCTTTGACAGCTGAAAAGCAGCTGTGCTAACGTCCGCGAAACTATTGGGTTCTTGACATTTTTGATTCACTTTTCCCAGGACATATGGCATGAGCGCACAGATCTCGCATGTGATTATTGTAGTCGGGGCTGGTCCCGCCGGACTGGCGGTCACCGCATCCTTGGCCAAGGCCGGGCATCAGGTGATCGTCCTGAATCGTGACATCAAATTCGGTGGCCTTGCAGAATATGGCATTTTCCCGTCCAAACTGAAGTTGCGCGGTGGCTTGAAGAAGCAGTATTGGGAACTGCTGCAACAGCCGAACGTCCACTATTTGGGGAACGTCACGGTCGGAAAGGACAGGGACCTCTCCGTGGATGACGTGCGCGCACTGGGGGCCAGTGCCGTGGTGTTTTCAATCGGCGCGCAAGGCACAAAAGCCATCGGAGTCGAGGGCGACAGCGCAAACGGTGTTTTTCATGCCAAGGACGTCGTGTATCACTTCAATCGACTTCCCGGATTTGGGGACCGCCCCTTTGACATGGGAAAGCATGTGGCCGTCATCGGCGCAGGGGACGTCATGGTCGACATCGCACATTGGCTGATTCGCTATAAGAAGGTGGACCGCGTGACCGCGATCGTGCGCCGAGGCCCGGCTGAGCGCAAATACAACCCGAAGGAAATCCGGGCGGTCTGTGCCAACATGGATCTGGAAGGGATCAAGAACGAGTTTGCCCGTATCAAGGAGCGCCTGATCGCCGTTGGGCAGAATCCCGACCAGATTTACCAGGATCTCACGGGCGAGTTCACCAAATGCGAGGCGACCGGCAGCCATTCCAAGATGGGATTCAGGTTTCTCGCCTCGCCGAAGCGCGTTCTGGTCGATGGCGCCAATCGCGTACGCGCGCTGGAAATGGAAGACAACAAGCTCGCTCCTAAAGGTGAAGACACCGCGGCGGTCGGCTTAAAGGAATATTACGAGTTTCCCTGCGACAGCGTGATCTTTGCCGTTGGCGACAAAGTGGATGAGAGCGTCGGGCTACCCTATAAAAACGGGGTGTTCGTCACCAATCCGAACAAGACAAGCAACGACCCGGATGACGCGCTGTTTCAAGCCTACGACGAAACCAGCGGCAAACCGCTGGATGGTATGTTTCTCGCCGGGTGGGCTAGGAAGGCCAGCGAGGGGCTCGTCGGTGTCGCCAAACGGGACGGGGATTGGTGCGCGGAGGTCGTCATGCGCTACCTCTCGACGCTCCCGAAGGGAAGCGATGCGAAAACCGTCAAGGACACGCTCATGGCGAAACTGACAGGACGCAAGAGTCGACCGGTTGATGTGAGCGGGCTGCGAGCACTCGAGACAGCCGAGAAAGCCTTCAGGGGAACCGCAGATTGTATCGGCGACTTTAAGTACGTCAGCAATCAGGACATGCTGGGCTGTATCGACAAATCATCAGGGTAGCGACGGGCTCGCTATCCGTCTCCCCATTTCAGCTTCTCCCGTAACACTTCGTAGTAGCGGGTTTCCGGAAAGCGAATCAGCCTGGTTCGCTTGTCCAATTGCCTGATCTCAATCGAATCGCCGTGCGATAAGGCGACTCCCACCTGTCCATCCATGGTCGCCATTGCGCCGTCGTCCTTGCTGGTCAGGGTGACTTCGATTTCTGCATCCGCAGACACAATGAGGGGGCGATGTGTCAGTGTGTGAGGGCAAATCGGCGTCAGAATTAAACATTGGACGGCAGGATCGATAATGGGACCTCCAGCGGACAACGAATAGGCGGTGGATCCCGTTGGCGTGCTGACGATCAGACCATCTCCCCGGAG harbors:
- the rnd gene encoding ribonuclease D translates to MPDSNSAHYIATPDELTRLCDRLRTASRIAVDTEFIGEDTFVPRLELIQVSTGDHHAVLDFPALQGAEPLQRFWELLASGDIEKVVHAGRQDLEIFAAHTGGIPRPFFDTQIAAAMVGHGAQIAYANLVQRVHGTRLAKSHTFTNWSQRPLSPEQVAYALEDVQYLLGIHDHLLERLSRLGRLEWAAEEFRRLENAVVEKERGTQERYQRIRGWENLKPRQVAVLRALSTWRETEARRRNVPRGRIMRDEVLLQLARQHATNISDLKGMRGLHPGEVDRNGETLVAIIREALALPRSEWPEVPSERRSEPESAGQLELLQAVLKARAAEVGIAPTLLATTSDLQKLVEAPSTGDTTIPVLDGWRRTLVGDLLLSVIQGRLIVGFDPVSNRLTWTPSD
- a CDS encoding arsenate reductase; its protein translation is MSTITVYHKPTCSTCRHAVQILKEEGADVDTVDYYKAPLTAAQLKDLLSKAGLSPREVLRTKEELYTGLKLGEKTLSDDELIALMVKHPDLIQRPLVRKGDRVVLARPAERVKDLL
- a CDS encoding citrate synthase, translating into MPHDFMPGLAGVPAAASSISDVDGQHGVLEYRGIRVEELCAHSSYLETAYLLLFNRLPTKAEFARWTGDIMHHRRIKFRIIDLLKCLPEHGHPMDALQAAVAALGMFYPGRKVDDTDNNYWSAVRLVAKLPTIVAAWARLRHGDDPVPPRDDLGFSDNFMYMLTERLPHPLWSEIFDDCLILHAEHTMNASTFTGLVTASTLADPYTVVASSIGALKGPLHGGANEEVVLMLKAIGSPAGVRPYIEALLRDRKKLMGFGHRVYKVKDPRATVLQTLCQRLFEECGTSPLYDTAVEVERVAGELLQGKGLHPNVDFYSGVVYDKMGISTDLFTPLFAMARVSGWLAHWMEQLRENKLFRPDQVYAGEHNRPYVPMTQR
- the hspA-1 gene encoding molecular chaperone → MTLVRWDPFRELEEMSDRLNRVFARPAARPSGKETLTVADWIPTVDISETDGEYLIKAELPEVKKEDVKVSVEDGVLTIQGERRQEKEEKGRKFHRVERSYGSFVRSFTLPESVDEGAVKAEYKDGILNLHLPKTEKVKPKAIDVKVA
- the fumC gene encoding fumarate hydratase class II — translated: MGQLAVPAAAYYGVQTARAIENFPISPLRMPRSIIRAMGLIKRAAGSVNASLGLLQKKYADAIRRAATEVAEGRLDDEFPVDIFQTGSGTSTNMNANEVISNRATELLGGRRGSKLVHPNDHVNLGQSSNDVIPTAIHIAASETIKTQLIPSLTRLHRALIHKAREFDKVVKIGRTHLQDATPVRLGQEFGGYARQIELGILRARRAQETLCEVALGGTAVGTGLNCHPKFAAKVMAIISKETGCSFREAANHFEAQSAQDSLVEASGELRTIAVSLMKIANDMRWLGSGPRCGLGEINLPETQPGSSIMPGKVNPVIAESVTMVCAQVIGNDVTVTVGGQAANFELIVMLPVMAYNLLQSIELLASASNNFAAKCIEGIKANEERCKGLIEESLAMCTALAPAIGYEAAAKIAKDAYRSGKTVREIARTQRVLPEKRLAQLLDPWRMTKPGGPVGSAGG
- a CDS encoding NADP oxidoreductase, with protein sequence MSAQISHVIIVVGAGPAGLAVTASLAKAGHQVIVLNRDIKFGGLAEYGIFPSKLKLRGGLKKQYWELLQQPNVHYLGNVTVGKDRDLSVDDVRALGASAVVFSIGAQGTKAIGVEGDSANGVFHAKDVVYHFNRLPGFGDRPFDMGKHVAVIGAGDVMVDIAHWLIRYKKVDRVTAIVRRGPAERKYNPKEIRAVCANMDLEGIKNEFARIKERLIAVGQNPDQIYQDLTGEFTKCEATGSHSKMGFRFLASPKRVLVDGANRVRALEMEDNKLAPKGEDTAAVGLKEYYEFPCDSVIFAVGDKVDESVGLPYKNGVFVTNPNKTSNDPDDALFQAYDETSGKPLDGMFLAGWARKASEGLVGVAKRDGDWCAEVVMRYLSTLPKGSDAKTVKDTLMAKLTGRKSRPVDVSGLRALETAEKAFRGTADCIGDFKYVSNQDMLGCIDKSSG